AAGCGCCACGACTAAAACCAAATAAATAAATTTGATCGCCTGGTTCATAATTAAGACTTAGGAAACGGTACGCATCTTCAATATTATTATCAATGCCAATTCCAAACGCCCCGCCAAGAATCTTGTCAGCTTTAGCAAGAAGTTTTCCCGCAATGTTTCCCGATCCAACCCCTTCATCATAATAGAGGATTTGAGGGATTCCTTTACTGCAAGATGGTTTTATTGCTTGAGTAATTTTGACTACATTTGTTGGATATGGACTTGTCAGTTTTTGCCATGTTCCATCACAACAAACAATTAATCGCTTCTTCATAAAATACCTCTATAGTTATTCCTTATGCGCCAATTATATCAAATTCAATGCTTGAAAAACGAATTGATACGTAATTTTTTGATAAATTCACAATTTTTTGTTAAAAAAACAAAAATCTATTATTTCGTAACGATATCACTGAATTGTTGGGGATTTAAATTACTCATTTTCACTATAAATTTGGAACACAATCGAAAGATTATTCGCCTTTTACTATTGTTGGTAATTCTCTTAGTTTTAGCCTGTAAAATTAATTCTTACTTTGTAAATTGGTATTTAGATAGGTTTGGTAGATGCGTTCCCTGGAATATCATCTAGAGGGATTTATAACATGAATTTCATCTGGAAAAATAATTACATCACTTTTACGTCATCAAGTTTAAAGGGTCGAATGATTGCTTCAACCTTCTTTCCACCAGATAAAGATTCCTGCTCAACGTCGCTGATATCCTGCCAAAGAGTCGATTGTGGTCTCTAAGTTGAAATTTTCTTTTCCATATATGGCACGCCTTAGCTCTAGAATGTGAATGTCGTCCGAAGCTTAATACTGGCAGGAGAGTCGCAAACAGTCTTGTACATTTTTGTTCATTCTTGCTACGACTTGAGTAAAGTTCGGGCGTGCAACTTAGCGTTTGTCAATTCTCACCCATCTTCAAAAGCCTATCTAAGTCAAGATCATTTGGCTTCTGTTCTGGGCATATTAATAACAAATGTAGAATTTATACACCGAAACCTGAAACCCCGATCCCCCCTTGCCCCTCTTGGGAAGGCAGTTGGGGGATCGCCAGTGCGTAATTCCTACAAATGGTGAAATAGTGCCCTTAAAACTGGGTAGAAAAACCTGCTTTCATAATGAAACTTGTATCACGCTATTGTTAAGCGATCGCTAAATTTCCCAATACATTTCCCAATATTATGAGTGAAACAGAAACCTTACAAGCTTTAAAGAAAACTAACCGAGTGCTCAAACAAAAGCTAGAGCGATCTATTGCTGACTGCCAGCGTTTAGAAGTAGCGAATCGCCAACGGGAAGTTCTATTTAATGATAGTATTCGAGCGTTGGAAGAGTCAAAAGCGAAATTAGAGCAAGAAATTTGCGATCGTCGTTCAGCTGAAACGAAGCTAGAAGCAATTCTGAAACAAGCTGAATATCAATCAGCACTGTTACGAAATGTCATTGATAGTAGCCCTGATGGGATTTATGTTAAAGACTCTCAGTTTCGCTATATTCTAGCAAATGATACTTTTGTCAATTATCTTGGTAAATCATTAGCAGAAATTCTCGGTAAAACCGACAGCGAATTAGGATTTTTGCAAGCAGAAAATATAACTTTCCCAACTTACGATCGGCAAGTTTTACAAGGAGAAACCATTTTTCTCTCTTGTGAAGTTGTCACACCAATTGAAGAAAGTTTAACTTGGATAGAAACTCAAAAAATTCCCTTGCGTGAATGCCAAGGTGATGTATTTGGGATTTTGGGAATTTGCCGCAATGTTACCCAAAGAAAACAAGCAGAAGTTGCTCTCAAGCAGAGTGAAGAACGATTTGAAGTTTTTATGAAACACTGTCCAGCTGCTTGGATTACTGATAGTGATGGGTTAATGATGTATATTAATGAAACTTACCTTAAAACCTTTCTCTTACCAACTCATGAGTTAGTAGGTAAAAGCGTTTTTGAGCTTTTTCCTGAAGATATTGCTCACCAATTTATAGCTAATATTCGTCAAGTTGCTCAAAGTAAACAAGTTGTAGAAACTATTGAGGAAGCACCGGGGCCAGATGGTTCATTACATTATTTTTTGGTTTATAAATTTGTCCTTCCTGGTAATTTTGAACATCCTTTAGTAGGAGGAATTGCTCTGGATATTACCGATCGCAAACACGCGGAAGAAGCTGTACAGGTAAGTATGGAGCAATTCCAATTTTTAGCTAACTCAATGCCACAAATTATTTGGACAGCTAGCTCCGATGGAGATGTCGATTACTACAATCAACAAATGTATAATTATAGTGGTATGAGTTTTGAGCAACTTCAGGGCTGGGGATGGCAAGGAATTGTTCACCCAGACGATTTACAAAGCTTTGTTGAGTGTTGGCAAAATGCGATCGTAACTGGCAAAATGTTGCAGATAGAATGTCGTCTCAAACGTGCAGATGGAGCATTTCGTTGGCATTTAACACGAGGTTTAGCAATGCGAGATGAACAAGAAAAAGTTGTGCAATGGATTGTTACGATAACAGATATTGATGATAACAAACAAGCTGAAACAGAACTTCGAGAAAGCCGAACTTTTGCCCAAAAACAAGCCAAACAATTAGAAGTGGCGATGCAGAAGTTAACTCACACTCAGGCACAAATTGTGCAAAGTGAGAAAATGTCTAGTTTAGGACAGCTTGTAGCTGGAGTAGCTCATGAAATTAATAACCCAGTTAATTTTATTTCGGGTAATTTATTTCATGCTCATGAATATACTCAAAATTTACTTAAAGTTGTGAATTTATACCAAGAGCATTATCCCGATCCGGTTGAAGAAATTCAAGAAGTTGCTGACGAAATTGATTTAGAGTATTTGCTTATTGATTTGCCTAAACTATTGAATTCGATGCAGGTGGGGGCAAAAAGAATTCAGAATATTGTGCTATCACTCCGCAATTTTTCCCGCATGGATGAATCAGAAATTAAAGCAGTTGATATTCATGAAGGGATAGATAGTACCTTGATGATTTTGCAAAATCGCCTTAAGGATAAACCAGATCACCCAGCTATTGAAGTTTGGAAAAATTACCAGTCTTTACCCTTGGTTGAATGTTATGCGGGACAGCTTAACCAAGTCTTTATGAATATTCTAACTAATGCAATTGATGCGTTAGATGAACGCGACAAAAAACGCAATTTTCAGGAGATCAAAGCTGCTCCAAGTCAAATTATTATTACCACAGAAGGCATAGCTTCTCAAGGAGTCAGAATTCGCATTGCTGATAATGGCCCAGGAATTTCGGAAACAGTTTTACAGCGTTTGTTCGATCCTTTCTTTACCACAAAACCAGTAGGTAAAGGCACAGGGTTAGGAATGTCGATTAGCTATCAAATTGTCACAGAAAAACATCATGGGGTTTTGTATTGTAATTCTCAACTGGAGAAAGGTGCGGAGTTTGTGGTTGAGATTCCTCTGCATCAGAAATTTTGAATAAACTGGTGCGAGGGGGACTGGGGATTGGGGAATTCAGATTTGGTATAAAGTCTCTACAAGGTTGTAGTCGAAGGATAATACCATTTTCTTCTCCCCTCCTCCAAACTAAACTTTTTGGAAAACAACTGAAAGATTATTTGCTGGCATTGAAACCGTTTCTCGCCATTGCAAATTGTGCATTTTGGCAGCGTCAATGACATTATCTAAATCGCGCACTCCCCATTCTGGATTTTGACTTTTTAACATTTCATCAAATGCGGCATTACTTGGTGCTGTATGTTGCCCTTTTTGTTTAAAAGGGCCATATAGATAGAGGATGCCATTTTCAGGAAGAATTCGTCCCGCACCTGTCATTAATCCCAAACAAGCTGACCAAGGTGCAATATGAATCATGTTAATACTAACTATGGCAGTAATTTCGCCAAGATATTGCTGTTCGATTTCTACAGGCCAAATATTAGCACAAACATCTAATAAAATTGGAGGATAAATATTATCTGATGGTTCGTACTTTAGCCAAGCAGAAATGCTGGCAAGTGAGAGATAGTGAATATCTGTAGGCAACCATTTTCGTCCAGAAAGACGTGGCGCAAAAAAAACGGCGTGTTCCCCAGTACCACTTGCGATTTCTAAAATTGTGCCAGTGCTGGGTAAAATTCGCTGCAACACTTCTAAAATCGGTTCTCGGTTGCGCTGAGTTGCTGGGGCAAATTGTCGTTCATCGTTCATTTTTAAGAGATTCTAAGAGAGTGAGTTTTTCTGGTAGTGGACGGGTAAAATTATATGGCGATCGATCGCTAATGATTTTATAGATCCCTGACTTTTTCCAGAAGCCGGGGCTCGGAATAACATAGAAGTTAATTGTGGCGTTTTAATATGGAAAAACCTCCTATTGAGCGATTAATTATGATTGTGGAGGATAACCCCGATCATGCCGATTCGATCGCTAATGTACTGAAGGAAAGTTCAACAAACTACCAGATTGTGACGATCGCAGATGGTACGCAAGCAATAGATTATCTCTATCATCGTGGAGAATATGCTGATGCTCTCCGTCCAGATTTGATTCTACTGGATTTAAATTTGCCTGGAAAAAATGGCAAGGAAATTCTAGCAGAAATTAAAGCCGATCGCCAACTGCATCGCATTCCGATTGTGGTGTTAACTTTTTCTCAGAGCGACGAAGATATTTTTGGGATCTATGCACTTCAAGGTAATTGTTATGTGATGAAATCCAATGATTTACATCATTTAACTCAAATAGTTAAACGCATTGAAGAATTTTGGTTAAGAATTGTTACTTTGCCTTTAGAGTAGATAATCACAAAATTAATGCTTTTAATTAACAAATATTACCAAATGCTGAAAAGAAATAAAATTTTGCATTACTTGGGTGACTAAAAATTCAACAATAAAAATTTTACTTTATTTAACAATTGTATTTGACCGCTGAGTAAATTTCTGCGGTATGCTGCGACTATAGGAAGAAATTCTCAGGTAAGGAACTAGGGAATTCAGAAATTTTTTATCTTATTGTGAACCAAAGACCAGCCAATAGCGGATAAGTTTCACACAACGGGAGTAATTATTTGTAAGATCGGCTGAAGCTAAGACAGAAAATGAGTTTTCTACTCTACTTTGTGGAGGATAATGATGACAGCTATCAATTTAGAGACGCAAGAAATTAATTTAGCCAGTCTAAAACAACCGCAAATCCATACATTGACTCAAATTCAACCTCATGGAGTCTTGTTGGTATTGCAAGAACCTGAGTTAACAATTTTGCAAGTCAGCACTAACTGTTCGACGGCGTTTGGAATACCAGCAGAACAGGTTTTAGGTAAGAGTTTGGAAGAGATTTTAGATACTTTCCAAATCGAACAGTTTAAGGTGGGATTAGCACAAGAAAATCTCGACATTATCAATCCCACAAAGGTTTGGGTGAGAAGGAAAGGAGATGATTACTTAGTGTTTGATGCGGTATTTCATCGCAGTTCTGATGGATTTTTGGTTTTAGAATTAGAACCTGCATTAACTCAGGAAAGTATTCCTTTTTTAAGTTTTTACCATCTGGCGAAAGCGTCAATTGGACAGTTGGAAGCCACTTCAAATTTGCAAGATTTCTGTCAAATTATCGTGCGGGAAGTGCGAAAAGTCACGGGATGCGATCGCGTGATGTTGTATAAATTTGATGAAGACGGACATGGCGAAGTTATTGCAGAAGAAAAAGTCGCTGAAATGGAGCCATATTTAGGATTACACTATCCAGAATCGGATATTCCCCAGCCAGCGAGAAAAATGTTTCTCTCTAACTGGATTCGGGTAATTCCTAATTCCCAAGCTGAACCAGTAGCACTTTATCCCAGCAACAACCCAATTACAAATCAACCGATCGATCTAACTCTTTCCATTCTCCGCAGTCCTTATTCTTGTCACTTAGAATATCTGCACAACATGGGAGTTGGCGCATCCCTGACAATCTCCTTAATGAAAGATCAAAAACTTTGGGGATTGATTGCTTGCCACCACCGCACCCCGAAATATATTCCTTATGAATTGCGGAAAGCTTGCGAATTTTTAGGCAGAGTAATTTTTGCAGAAATTTCCACCCGTGAAGAAGAAGCAGATTACAATTACCGGATGAAATTGTCGCAAGTTCAATCAATGCTGATTGAATATATGTCCCAGTCAGATAACTTTATTGGTGGGTTAGTCAATCATCAAACAAACTTGCTAGATTTAGCTGATGCCAAAGGTGCGGCAATTTGTTTTAATGGACATTGGACAACCATTGGACGCACGCCACCAGAAACGGAATTAAATTACTTGGTGCAATGGTTAGGAAAAACGGTAGAAGACGAAGTTTTTTACACTGATTCTTTACCATTAATTTATTCTGATGCCGAACGATTCAAAGATCTTGCTAGTGGGTTGTTAGCGATTCCCATTTCTAAGCGAAGTTATGTTTTGTGGTTCCGTCCTGAAGTGTTGCAAACAGTGAATTGGGGGGGAGATCCAAATAACGCTTACGAACTCCACGAATCAGAAAATAAATTGAGGTTATGTCCCCGAAAATCTTTTGAATTGTGGAAAGAAACAGTGCGGTTAAAATCTTTGCCTTGGAAACAAGTGGAAGTGAAAGCAGCACTGGAATTACGAAAAGCGATCGTCAATATTGTACTGCGCCAAGCGGAAGAATTAGCGTTACTGGCGCAAGATTTGGAACGTTCCAACTCGGAGTTAAAGAAATTTGCCTACATCGCTTCCCACGACTTGCAAGAACCGCTTAATCAAGTGGCGAATTATGTGCAGTTATTGGAAATGCGATACAACGAAGAATTAGATCAAGATGGCAAAGAATTTATTGACTTTGCGGTTGAAGGTGTCAGCTTAATGCAAACTCTGATTGATGATGTATTAGCTTACTCCAAGGTAGACCTAAAAGGCATTGAATGGGAATTAACCGATCTAGAATTAGCACTGGATCGAGCGTTAAGTAATTTGCGTGGCCGGATAGCTGAAACTAATGCTAAAATTACGTTTGATTCGATGCCGACGATTGTGGCAGATGGAACTCAATTAATGCAATTATTCCAAAATTTAATTGGGAATGCGATTAAGTTCCAAAAGAAAGATGAACCGCCACAAATTCATATTGGGGTGCAACGGCAAGAAGACGATTGGTTGTTTACAGTTAAAGATAATGGAATTGGCATCGATCCGCAATTTAGCGATCGCATCTTTGTCATTTTCCAACGTCTGCACACCCGCGATGAATATCCTGGTTCCGGCATGGGCCTAGCAATTTGTAAAAAAATAGTAGAATGCCATCGAGGACGGATCTGGGTCGAATCTGAACTAGGCAAAGGCGCAGCTTTCTGCTTTACAATTCCTGTAGGAGGGCGCGACTCTGCTAAAGCAATCCTTCGTGAGCGCAATCATGCCAACGGAAACAAGTTACAAAAAAATCTTTTTGATCGAAGATAATCGTGGTGATATCCGGCTGATTCAAGAAGCATTGAAAAGCACTGCTGCTCAATGTGAAGTGATTGTAGCTAGAGATGGCATGGAAGCGATGGCTTATTTGCGACAGGATGGGGAATTTGCGGGTGCAACTCTTCCAGATCTCATCCTGTTGGATTTGAATTTACCGAAAAAAGATGGGCGGGAAGTGTTAGCAGAAATTAAAGCCGATCCTGCACTCAAGCATATTCCCGTAATTGTTTTATCGACTTCCCGCAATGAGGAGGATATTTCTAAAAGTTACGATTTGCACGTTAATTGCTACATCTCCAAATCACGAAATCTCAGTGAACTGTTTAAAATTGTCCGGGGGATTGAGGAATTTTGGCTGGAAACTGCAACACTACCTTCGGAAGGAAAGTAGAAAAATCTTGCGTGAATATCCTGTTGATTGAAGATAACCTGGCAGAAGCAAGGCTGTTAAAGGAAATTCTAAAAGGTGCAATTCTCAGTCGGTTTAACTTAGCCCATGTGAAGCGTTTAGGAGAGGCAGTTGCATCTTTAGAAACCGAAACTTTTGATGTGGCGTTGCTCGATTTAACGTTACCAGATAGTCAGGGGCTAGCTTCGTTAGACTCACTAATTAAGCACGCCCCTAGTTTGCCAATTGTTGTTTTAACTAATACTAATGATGATGAATTGGCAGTTGAATCGGTGCGGCATGGCGCGCAAGATTATTTAGTGAAACGGCACATTAATCAAGAAATTTTGGTGCGTTCTTTACGGTATGCGATCGAACGCAAGCAAGCCGCCGAAGCCTTACGTGAAGCCAACGAAATTCTCGAAAAGCGGGTACAAGAACGCACCGCCGCTTTAGAAATGGCTAACGAATTGTTGCGCCAAGAAATTGAATGGCGACAAAGAATTCAATCCCGATTAGAACTAGCCCAACAAGCCGGAAAAATAGCTTCCTTTGAATGGTTAATTCAATCTAATGATATTGTTTGGACAACCGAATTAGAAGCACTTTATGGTTTAGCATCAGGAAGTTTTGAGGGCCAATATGAAGGCTGGATGCGAAGTATACATCCAGACGATCGCTTAAAAGTTGAACAGGAACTTTGGCAAGCAGTAAAAAATAGACAAGGATTAGATACAGAATTTCGCATTGTCTGTCCTGCTGAAGGCAAAAAGGAAGAAGAATCTTTGCTATTAGATGAAACTTCGAGTCCTTTGACTGCAAACTGTTCTTTACCCGGAGAAGTTCGTTGGATTGCTGTTAAGAGTAGCATCTTTTGTGACGAAACGGGAAAACCAATGCGGATGATCGGTATCCATATAGATATTACAGAAAAGAAACAGCTAGAAGCGCAGTTTTTACGCGCTCAACGTTTGGAAAGTCTAGGAACGCTTGCTAGTGGCATTGCTCACGACTTAAATAATATTTTAACCCCGATTTTAGCAGTGGTGCAATTATTACCACTAAAACTGCACAATTTAAATGACAATACTCAACAATTATTAAAAACTTTAGAAACTAGTGCCCAAAGAGGAGCCGATTTAATTAAACAAATTTTATCTTTTGCTCGTGGGGTAGAAGGGAAAAGAATCACCTTACAAATTCATCATTTGTTATTTGAAATTGAACAAATAATTCAACAAACTTTACCAAAACGAATTGAGATTCAAAGCAATATTCCTACTAATCTTTGGACAATTTATGGCGATACCACCCAATTACATCAAGTATTTATGAATCTCTGTGTTAATGCCCGTGATGCGATGCCTAATGGTGGTACTTTACGGATAAATGCACAAAATTTCGTGGTAGATGAACAATATGCCAAAATGCACATAGATGCTAAAGTTGGGGCTTATGTGGTGGTGACTGTTGCTGATACAGGAATGGGGATTTCTCAAGAAATTCTCCATCGGATTTTCGATCCTTTTTTTACTACAAAAGAAGTGGGTAAAGGTACGGGTTTAGGACTTTCCGCAGTGTTGGGAATTGTCAAGAGTCATGGTGGATTTATTGATGTGCAAAGTGAGGTAAATAAAGGAAGTTTGTTTAAGGTGTATTTGCCTGCGATCGAATCGCCTGTACCGGAAAGTAATGATAATTTAGATTTATTGTTCGGTCAAGAAGAATTGATTTTAGTTGTTGATGATGAAATGTCAATTAATGAAATTACTAAAATCACCTTAGAAACTTATAATTATCAAGTAATTACAGCAAATGATGGGATTGAGGCACTGGCTATCTATGCTGAATATAAAGATAAAATTGCTGTGGTATTGATGGATATTATGATGCCAACAATGGATGGAACAACTATTATTCCATTATTGCAGCGGATTAATCCAGATGTATATGTAGTAGCAATGAGTGGACTAAATTCTACAGAAGTGGTTGCTCAAGTGCAAAAATTAGGTTTTCAAGACTTTTTATCTAAACCATTTACTACAAAAGAACTGCTTTGGGCTTTACGTAAGGGAATAGGAACGGGGAATTAGTAACAGGAGATATTTTTAAGTTTCGTAAAGCTTGCTCACAGATGGGAAATCTGTAGCTACACAAACAAAGCCTGCTTCTGTAGCTCGTTATGATTAATATCTCACTGATTGTGTAGTCTAAGAATTCTATTCTATAGGGCTTTATGTGCGATCGAACAAAAATGAACTAACGCGAATAGTTAAAAAAATATTTTAATTTCAGGATTAAAAGGTTGATATTATTAAGAAATAAAAAGGAAAACGTAAACATATAAATTATTAAATTCCTTTACCACCTTAAGATTGAGATATTTTCCTATGTTTTACTAAAAAGTAAGCCTTGCTTGGATACGAA
The sequence above is a segment of the Phormidium ambiguum IAM M-71 genome. Coding sequences within it:
- a CDS encoding response regulator; the encoded protein is MPTETSYKKIFLIEDNRGDIRLIQEALKSTAAQCEVIVARDGMEAMAYLRQDGEFAGATLPDLILLDLNLPKKDGREVLAEIKADPALKHIPVIVLSTSRNEEDISKSYDLHVNCYISKSRNLSELFKIVRGIEEFWLETATLPSEGK
- a CDS encoding response regulator gives rise to the protein MEKPPIERLIMIVEDNPDHADSIANVLKESSTNYQIVTIADGTQAIDYLYHRGEYADALRPDLILLDLNLPGKNGKEILAEIKADRQLHRIPIVVLTFSQSDEDIFGIYALQGNCYVMKSNDLHHLTQIVKRIEEFWLRIVTLPLE
- a CDS encoding DUF938 domain-containing protein; translation: MNDERQFAPATQRNREPILEVLQRILPSTGTILEIASGTGEHAVFFAPRLSGRKWLPTDIHYLSLASISAWLKYEPSDNIYPPILLDVCANIWPVEIEQQYLGEITAIVSINMIHIAPWSACLGLMTGAGRILPENGILYLYGPFKQKGQHTAPSNAAFDEMLKSQNPEWGVRDLDNVIDAAKMHNLQWRETVSMPANNLSVVFQKV
- a CDS encoding PAS domain-containing protein gives rise to the protein MSETETLQALKKTNRVLKQKLERSIADCQRLEVANRQREVLFNDSIRALEESKAKLEQEICDRRSAETKLEAILKQAEYQSALLRNVIDSSPDGIYVKDSQFRYILANDTFVNYLGKSLAEILGKTDSELGFLQAENITFPTYDRQVLQGETIFLSCEVVTPIEESLTWIETQKIPLRECQGDVFGILGICRNVTQRKQAEVALKQSEERFEVFMKHCPAAWITDSDGLMMYINETYLKTFLLPTHELVGKSVFELFPEDIAHQFIANIRQVAQSKQVVETIEEAPGPDGSLHYFLVYKFVLPGNFEHPLVGGIALDITDRKHAEEAVQVSMEQFQFLANSMPQIIWTASSDGDVDYYNQQMYNYSGMSFEQLQGWGWQGIVHPDDLQSFVECWQNAIVTGKMLQIECRLKRADGAFRWHLTRGLAMRDEQEKVVQWIVTITDIDDNKQAETELRESRTFAQKQAKQLEVAMQKLTHTQAQIVQSEKMSSLGQLVAGVAHEINNPVNFISGNLFHAHEYTQNLLKVVNLYQEHYPDPVEEIQEVADEIDLEYLLIDLPKLLNSMQVGAKRIQNIVLSLRNFSRMDESEIKAVDIHEGIDSTLMILQNRLKDKPDHPAIEVWKNYQSLPLVECYAGQLNQVFMNILTNAIDALDERDKKRNFQEIKAAPSQIIITTEGIASQGVRIRIADNGPGISETVLQRLFDPFFTTKPVGKGTGLGMSISYQIVTEKHHGVLYCNSQLEKGAEFVVEIPLHQKF
- a CDS encoding response regulator; the encoded protein is MNILLIEDNLAEARLLKEILKGAILSRFNLAHVKRLGEAVASLETETFDVALLDLTLPDSQGLASLDSLIKHAPSLPIVVLTNTNDDELAVESVRHGAQDYLVKRHINQEILVRSLRYAIERKQAAEALREANEILEKRVQERTAALEMANELLRQEIEWRQRIQSRLELAQQAGKIASFEWLIQSNDIVWTTELEALYGLASGSFEGQYEGWMRSIHPDDRLKVEQELWQAVKNRQGLDTEFRIVCPAEGKKEEESLLLDETSSPLTANCSLPGEVRWIAVKSSIFCDETGKPMRMIGIHIDITEKKQLEAQFLRAQRLESLGTLASGIAHDLNNILTPILAVVQLLPLKLHNLNDNTQQLLKTLETSAQRGADLIKQILSFARGVEGKRITLQIHHLLFEIEQIIQQTLPKRIEIQSNIPTNLWTIYGDTTQLHQVFMNLCVNARDAMPNGGTLRINAQNFVVDEQYAKMHIDAKVGAYVVVTVADTGMGISQEILHRIFDPFFTTKEVGKGTGLGLSAVLGIVKSHGGFIDVQSEVNKGSLFKVYLPAIESPVPESNDNLDLLFGQEELILVVDDEMSINEITKITLETYNYQVITANDGIEALAIYAEYKDKIAVVLMDIMMPTMDGTTIIPLLQRINPDVYVVAMSGLNSTEVVAQVQKLGFQDFLSKPFTTKELLWALRKGIGTGN